The following proteins come from a genomic window of Tepidiforma thermophila:
- the mbhE gene encoding hydrogen gas-evolving membrane-bound hydrogenase subunit E — protein sequence MGLALALAGVFGTVPVAAALPGRWWRGAALALVPAAVFVYLLTLLERARDGDPLAWSIEWVPALGISLAFRADGLALLFGLLIAGIGALVLVYAEAYMAGKAGAGRLEATLLAFMGAMLGVVFADDVVTLFVAWELTSITSFLLISFEQEKLKARKAAVQALLVTGAGGLALLAGLVMLGQAAGTYRISEMQPEAVAASSLATGAMVLVLLGAFTKSAQVPFHFWLPGAMAAPTPVSAYLHSATMVKAGVYLLARLNPVLGEVDGWRPAVTAAGAVTLAVGAFVALHEEDLKRILAYTTVGALGLLTMLIGLGTELALKAAMVFLLGHALYKGALFMAAGTIDHGTGTRMVGALGGLRRAMPWTFAASAAGVVGLAGFGPVLSFIGKEAALEAGLEEGGAAGIWAVAALVFSGALFTAAGVVVLRPFFGAERAPHAPHEGSAGLLAGPLVLGALSIGLALAPGAIEGRLIAPAAAAAAGEPVKVSLKLWHGFNTALGLSAVSVATGVGAGLAARRLTGPTAPLLGAPWFPSGPKVYDWLYYGMQRAARFHTVWMQRGYLRGYIGAVLLASVALVAAALVRWGGPLERKWTEPAFYEAVAAATVIAGATAAIVHMSRLAAVTALGAVGFGVAIVYALFGGPDLALTQIVMETLSVMLFVLVFYRLPKLVERGPLPRRLRDGAIALAVGVTMSVLVLASLGHREGEPISRYFGETSYVEAFGRNVVNVILVDFRALDTLGEIVVLGTAALGVYALLRVRRGQG from the coding sequence GTGGGCCTCGCACTCGCGCTTGCCGGGGTGTTCGGGACGGTGCCCGTTGCCGCAGCGCTGCCGGGGCGGTGGTGGCGGGGTGCGGCGCTGGCGCTGGTGCCGGCTGCCGTCTTCGTCTACCTGCTGACGCTGCTGGAGCGGGCGAGGGACGGTGATCCCCTTGCCTGGAGCATCGAGTGGGTGCCGGCGCTGGGGATTTCGCTGGCGTTCCGGGCGGACGGGCTGGCACTGCTGTTCGGACTGCTGATCGCAGGCATCGGGGCGCTGGTGCTGGTGTACGCCGAGGCGTACATGGCGGGCAAGGCGGGAGCGGGCCGGCTCGAGGCGACGCTGCTCGCCTTCATGGGCGCGATGCTCGGGGTGGTGTTCGCGGACGATGTGGTGACGCTGTTCGTGGCGTGGGAGCTGACGAGCATCACGTCCTTTCTCCTGATTTCGTTCGAACAGGAGAAGCTGAAGGCGCGGAAAGCAGCGGTGCAGGCGCTTTTGGTGACGGGCGCGGGCGGGCTGGCGTTGCTGGCGGGGCTGGTAATGCTGGGTCAGGCAGCGGGGACGTACCGGATTTCGGAGATGCAGCCGGAGGCGGTGGCGGCGAGTTCGCTGGCGACGGGGGCGATGGTGCTGGTGCTGCTAGGGGCGTTTACGAAGTCGGCGCAGGTGCCGTTCCACTTCTGGCTGCCGGGGGCGATGGCGGCGCCGACGCCGGTGAGCGCCTACCTCCACTCGGCGACGATGGTGAAGGCGGGGGTCTACCTGCTGGCGCGCCTGAACCCGGTGCTGGGAGAGGTGGACGGCTGGCGGCCGGCGGTGACGGCTGCGGGGGCGGTGACGCTGGCCGTGGGGGCGTTCGTCGCGCTGCACGAGGAGGACCTGAAGCGGATCCTTGCCTATACGACGGTGGGGGCTCTCGGCCTGCTGACGATGCTCATCGGGCTAGGGACGGAGCTGGCGCTCAAGGCGGCGATGGTGTTCCTGCTGGGGCACGCGCTGTACAAGGGTGCGCTGTTCATGGCGGCCGGGACGATCGACCACGGCACGGGGACGCGGATGGTCGGTGCGCTGGGCGGGCTGCGGCGGGCGATGCCGTGGACCTTCGCGGCCTCGGCGGCCGGGGTGGTCGGCCTGGCGGGGTTCGGGCCGGTGCTCTCGTTCATCGGGAAGGAGGCGGCACTGGAGGCCGGGCTGGAGGAGGGGGGCGCGGCGGGGATTTGGGCGGTGGCTGCGCTGGTGTTTTCGGGGGCGCTGTTCACGGCTGCGGGGGTGGTGGTGCTGCGGCCGTTCTTCGGGGCGGAACGGGCGCCGCACGCGCCGCACGAGGGGAGCGCGGGGCTGCTCGCGGGGCCGCTGGTGCTCGGCGCGCTGTCGATTGGGCTGGCGCTGGCGCCGGGCGCCATCGAAGGGCGGCTGATCGCGCCGGCCGCAGCGGCGGCGGCCGGGGAGCCGGTCAAGGTTTCGCTAAAGCTGTGGCACGGGTTCAACACCGCCCTTGGGCTGAGCGCGGTATCGGTGGCGACGGGCGTCGGGGCGGGGCTCGCTGCGCGGCGGCTGACGGGGCCGACGGCGCCGCTCCTGGGCGCGCCGTGGTTCCCCTCGGGGCCGAAGGTGTACGACTGGCTGTACTACGGGATGCAGCGGGCCGCGCGGTTCCATACAGTCTGGATGCAGCGGGGGTATCTGCGGGGCTACATCGGGGCGGTGCTGCTGGCGTCGGTGGCGCTGGTGGCGGCGGCTCTGGTGCGGTGGGGGGGACCGCTGGAGCGGAAGTGGACCGAGCCGGCGTTCTATGAGGCGGTGGCAGCGGCAACGGTGATTGCGGGTGCGACGGCGGCGATTGTGCATATGTCGCGGCTGGCGGCGGTGACGGCGCTGGGGGCGGTCGGATTCGGGGTGGCGATCGTCTATGCGCTCTTCGGCGGGCCGGACCTGGCCTTGACGCAGATCGTGATGGAGACCCTGTCGGTGATGCTGTTCGTGCTCGTGTTCTACCGGCTGCCGAAGCTGGTCGAGCGCGGACCGCTGCCGCGGCGGCTGCGGGACGGGGCGATTGCGCTGGCGGTTGGCGTCACGATGAGCGTGCTGGTGCTTGCTTCGCTTGGCCACCGCGAGGGCGAGCCAATTTCGCGGTACTTCGGGGAGACGAGTTACGTCGAAGCGTTCGGGCGGAATGTGGTGAACGTCATCCTCGTGGACTTCCGGGCGCTGGATACCCTGGGGGAGATTGTGGTGCTGGGGACAGCGGCGCTGGGCGTGTATGCGCTGCTGCGGGTACGGAGGGGCCAGGGATGA
- a CDS encoding proton-conducting transporter membrane subunit: protein MSLLVALPVVLPLCAAIAGMLTLGRPRWQAPIGLAGSAGLLAAAIGLLAWTWREGIHVLEVGGWPAPFGIVLVADMLAAVMVVVTGAVGLAATVYSFRVVDQGRLRAGYYAFIQVLLMGVSGAFLAGDIFNLYVWFEVMLMASFVLLVIGGERPQFEAGMKYVALNLVGSVMFLSGIGLLYGAAGTLNLADLALRIAADSDEARYYTVVAMLFLVAFGLKAAVFPLYFWLPASYHVAPAPVAALFAGLLTKVGVYALLRVFTLVFTQDTGYTRELLFWISAATMVSGVLGAAAHQDMKRILSFHIISQIGYMTMGLALATPLALGGALFYMVHNIIAKTNLFFIAGVVRRLRGSYELKDLGGLARAHPWLAATFFISAMSLAGVPPLSGFFAKFIMVRAAIETREYAAAGVMLGVGLLTLFSMVKIWTEAFLKPGPAGAVSEGTVGAASWVPVLAFAALAVAMGVGAEWWWRPMAMAGEQLFDRQGYIDAVLGGAE, encoded by the coding sequence ATGAGCCTGCTCGTGGCACTCCCGGTCGTGCTTCCGCTGTGCGCCGCGATCGCCGGGATGCTGACGCTCGGGCGGCCGCGGTGGCAGGCGCCGATCGGGCTGGCGGGCAGTGCGGGGCTGCTGGCTGCGGCGATTGGGCTGCTGGCGTGGACATGGCGGGAGGGCATCCACGTGCTGGAGGTGGGCGGCTGGCCGGCGCCGTTCGGGATCGTGCTGGTGGCGGACATGCTCGCGGCGGTGATGGTGGTGGTGACCGGTGCTGTCGGACTGGCGGCGACGGTGTACTCGTTCCGGGTGGTGGACCAGGGGCGGCTGCGGGCGGGGTACTACGCGTTCATCCAGGTGCTGCTGATGGGGGTGAGCGGGGCGTTCCTGGCGGGGGACATCTTCAACCTGTACGTCTGGTTCGAAGTGATGCTGATGGCGTCGTTCGTGCTGCTGGTGATCGGCGGCGAGCGGCCGCAGTTCGAGGCGGGGATGAAGTACGTGGCGCTGAACCTCGTGGGGTCGGTGATGTTCCTCTCGGGCATCGGCCTGCTGTACGGGGCGGCGGGAACGCTGAATCTTGCGGACCTGGCGTTGCGGATTGCGGCGGACAGCGACGAGGCCCGGTACTACACGGTGGTGGCGATGCTGTTCCTGGTGGCGTTCGGGCTGAAGGCGGCGGTGTTTCCGCTCTACTTCTGGCTGCCGGCGTCGTACCACGTGGCGCCGGCGCCGGTGGCCGCGCTGTTCGCGGGGCTGCTGACGAAGGTGGGCGTGTATGCGCTGCTGCGGGTGTTCACGCTGGTGTTCACGCAGGACACCGGGTACACGCGGGAGCTGCTGTTCTGGATATCGGCGGCGACGATGGTGAGCGGGGTGCTGGGGGCGGCCGCGCACCAGGATATGAAGCGGATTCTCTCGTTCCACATCATCAGCCAGATCGGCTACATGACGATGGGGCTGGCGCTGGCGACGCCGCTGGCGCTGGGCGGGGCGCTGTTCTACATGGTGCACAACATCATTGCGAAGACGAACCTCTTCTTCATTGCAGGGGTGGTGCGGCGGCTGCGGGGAAGCTATGAGCTGAAGGACCTGGGCGGGCTGGCGCGGGCGCACCCGTGGCTGGCGGCGACGTTCTTCATCTCCGCGATGAGCCTGGCCGGGGTGCCGCCGCTCTCGGGCTTCTTTGCGAAGTTCATCATGGTGCGGGCGGCGATCGAGACGCGGGAGTACGCGGCGGCCGGGGTGATGCTCGGGGTGGGGCTGCTGACGCTCTTCTCGATGGTGAAGATCTGGACGGAGGCGTTCCTGAAGCCGGGGCCGGCGGGGGCGGTCAGCGAGGGGACGGTCGGGGCAGCCTCGTGGGTGCCGGTGCTGGCGTTTGCGGCGCTGGCCGTGGCTATGGGGGTGGGGGCGGAGTGGTGGTGGCGGCCGATGGCGATGGCCGGCGAGCAGCTGTTCGACCGCCAGGGGTACATCGACGCCGTGCTGGGAGGCGCAGAATGA
- a CDS encoding MnhB domain-containing protein, whose protein sequence is MNSSILRTMARLLASLLLMASLYLLWRGHNAPGGGFAGGIMAAAAFVLMSVAFEPMAGWRATRVSPLVLIPLGLAIALASAFAGVAAGDGFMAGQWVTVDVGGEVKLGTPLLFDAGVYLVVIGVALAVIIPLMGEEE, encoded by the coding sequence ATGAACTCGAGCATCCTGCGGACGATGGCGCGGCTGCTGGCGTCGCTGCTGCTGATGGCGAGCCTCTACCTGCTCTGGCGGGGACACAATGCCCCGGGCGGCGGGTTTGCCGGTGGGATTATGGCGGCGGCGGCGTTCGTGCTGATGTCGGTCGCGTTTGAGCCAATGGCGGGCTGGCGGGCGACGCGGGTGTCGCCGCTGGTGCTGATCCCGCTGGGGCTGGCGATTGCGCTGGCGAGCGCGTTCGCAGGGGTAGCCGCCGGCGACGGGTTCATGGCGGGACAGTGGGTGACGGTCGACGTGGGCGGCGAAGTGAAGCTCGGGACGCCGCTGCTGTTCGACGCCGGCGTGTACCTGGTGGTGATCGGGGTTGCGCTCGCAGTAATCATCCCGCTGATGGGGGAGGAGGAGTAG
- a CDS encoding MFS transporter: protein MAASSPVTTPPADPPMGARPRLRDFGLAPLIVLFVLNAVDELDRAVLAVAMEDIRRDFALADWAVGLLPLAVVFITGVISLPAGNWADRWRRVSILSGGAIVWGGAGLLASVSQNFVQLFLTRALLGFGQGTIVPTHASLLSDYYPVSVRGRALGYHRSANPLGQVLGAILGGAIVAALGWRWGFAAAAVPGLLLGIYALRLREPRRGEADLLVAAKQDPLFAAFLQDPPDKLGFRQSLGTIFRIRSLRLLIFTNAAFGFSLFGVVFWIPALFEREFGFSTTAAGGALAALALAAFVGTWYGGPFADRNVARGFRYLGRIGVVATIVLTLTWTVAFLMPNAALCLLFLALGAFIASLGTPGLISIVAAVSPPRIRSQAFSAFGLALAVFGAAAAPLIVGLISELLQSSAGMAEGEALRWAMLSATTVVMAFGTWLAYQASRTCAEDAQRTMAAFLADYQRRAAEAAGGR from the coding sequence GTGGCAGCGAGCTCACCCGTCACCACGCCCCCCGCAGACCCGCCGATGGGCGCCCGCCCTCGCCTGCGCGACTTCGGCCTCGCCCCGCTCATCGTCCTCTTCGTCCTCAATGCCGTCGATGAGCTCGACCGCGCCGTCCTCGCCGTCGCCATGGAGGACATCCGTCGCGACTTCGCCCTCGCCGACTGGGCCGTCGGCCTCCTCCCCCTCGCCGTCGTCTTCATCACCGGCGTCATCTCCCTCCCCGCCGGCAACTGGGCCGACCGCTGGCGCCGCGTCAGCATCCTCTCCGGCGGCGCCATCGTCTGGGGCGGCGCCGGCCTCCTCGCCTCTGTCTCCCAGAACTTCGTCCAGCTCTTCCTGACCCGCGCCCTCCTCGGTTTCGGCCAGGGCACCATCGTCCCCACCCACGCCAGCCTCCTCTCCGACTACTACCCCGTCAGCGTCCGCGGCCGCGCCCTCGGCTACCACCGCTCGGCTAACCCCCTGGGCCAGGTGCTCGGGGCGATCCTCGGCGGCGCCATCGTCGCAGCCCTCGGCTGGCGCTGGGGCTTCGCTGCCGCCGCCGTTCCCGGCCTCCTCCTCGGCATCTACGCCCTCCGCCTCCGCGAACCCCGCCGCGGCGAGGCCGACCTCCTGGTCGCCGCCAAACAGGATCCCCTCTTCGCCGCCTTCCTCCAGGACCCTCCCGATAAGCTCGGCTTCCGCCAGAGCCTCGGCACCATCTTCCGCATCCGCTCCCTCCGCCTCCTCATCTTCACCAACGCCGCCTTCGGCTTCTCCCTCTTCGGTGTCGTCTTCTGGATCCCCGCCCTCTTCGAGCGCGAATTCGGCTTCTCCACCACCGCCGCCGGCGGCGCCCTCGCCGCCCTCGCCCTCGCAGCCTTCGTCGGCACCTGGTACGGCGGCCCCTTCGCCGACCGGAACGTCGCCCGCGGCTTCCGCTACCTCGGCCGCATCGGCGTCGTCGCCACCATCGTCCTCACCCTCACCTGGACTGTCGCCTTCCTTATGCCGAACGCGGCGCTCTGTCTCCTCTTCCTCGCCCTTGGCGCCTTCATCGCCTCTCTCGGCACCCCCGGCCTGATCTCCATCGTGGCCGCAGTCTCCCCGCCGCGCATCCGCTCACAGGCCTTCTCGGCCTTCGGCCTCGCCCTCGCTGTCTTTGGTGCGGCCGCCGCACCGCTCATCGTCGGTCTCATCTCCGAACTGCTCCAGTCCTCTGCCGGCATGGCCGAAGGCGAGGCCCTCCGCTGGGCCATGCTCTCCGCCACCACCGTCGTCATGGCCTTCGGCACCTGGCTCGCCTACCAGGCCAGCCGCACCTGCGCCGAAGACGCCCAGCGCACCATGGCCGCCTTCCTCGCCGATTACCAGCGCCGCGCCGCTGAGGCCGCCGGCGGCCGCTAG
- the mnhG gene encoding monovalent cation/H(+) antiporter subunit G: protein MADAVVAVLLVAGSGLMFVAALGILRMPDLFTRMQATTKAATLGVGLLLAAAAVEFGELAVTTRVIAAAVFIAMTAPVAAHLLGRAAYFLGVPLWEGSVRDELRGRYNERAHALASMQELLGEERLAPGRATRRGADAPIADQGTPPAT, encoded by the coding sequence ATGGCTGACGCGGTGGTGGCGGTGCTGCTGGTGGCCGGTTCGGGGCTGATGTTCGTGGCGGCGCTGGGGATTCTGCGGATGCCGGACCTGTTCACGCGAATGCAGGCGACGACGAAGGCGGCGACGCTGGGGGTTGGGCTGCTGCTGGCGGCGGCAGCGGTGGAGTTCGGCGAGCTGGCGGTGACGACGCGGGTGATTGCGGCGGCGGTTTTCATTGCGATGACGGCACCGGTCGCGGCGCACCTGCTGGGGCGGGCGGCGTACTTCCTGGGGGTGCCGCTGTGGGAGGGGTCGGTGCGGGATGAGCTGCGGGGGCGGTACAACGAGCGTGCGCACGCGCTGGCGTCGATGCAGGAGCTTTTGGGGGAGGAGCGGCTGGCGCCGGGGCGCGCGACGCGGCGGGGGGCGGATGCCCCGATTGCCGACCAGGGAACGCCGCCAGCCACCTGA
- a CDS encoding monovalent cation/H+ antiporter complex subunit F has product MTGVLDGSLAEVIAVALLCGGAAMAGYRLVRGPSLPDRVVALDLLTIQGLGLLTVYAIATGRTAYLDVGIVLTLVTFLATTAFAYYIEKGSHPEERRDG; this is encoded by the coding sequence ATGACCGGGGTGCTCGATGGCAGCCTCGCGGAGGTGATTGCGGTGGCGCTGCTGTGCGGCGGCGCGGCGATGGCGGGCTACCGGCTGGTGCGGGGGCCTAGCCTGCCGGACCGGGTGGTGGCGCTGGACCTGCTGACCATCCAGGGGCTCGGACTGCTGACGGTGTATGCGATTGCGACGGGCAGGACCGCGTACCTCGATGTTGGGATTGTGCTGACGCTGGTGACGTTCCTGGCGACGACGGCGTTTGCGTACTACATCGAGAAGGGGAGCCACCCGGAGGAGCGGCGCGATGGCTGA
- the ald gene encoding alanine dehydrogenase — MRVGTVRERKDGELRVGLTPEGAHALVLQGQEVLVESGAGAGSGHSDAAYIASGARVVPTAEEVWGTCDLVVKVKEPVPEEYRFLRPGLTLFTYLHLAADRALTERLAASGATAIAYELVRKADGSLPLLAPMSQVAGRMAAEIGAHLLKHPGPGRGKLLGGVAGVPPGRVVIVGSGQVATAAARVMMGLDARVMVMSRDLSRLAYLQENFGGRIGTRVSSPQAVAEELAGADLAILAVLVPGHAAPKVVTRPMVRSMGEGAVLVDVSIDQGGASETSRPTSHSAPTYVEEGVVHYCVTNMPGAVPQTSTQALTSATLPYVEALANYGVEGALARDRALAEALSTYRGALIAGPVAEDFGMEAVPNPFLGER; from the coding sequence ATGCGCGTTGGAACGGTTCGCGAACGGAAGGACGGCGAGCTGCGGGTGGGCCTGACGCCGGAGGGTGCGCATGCGCTGGTGCTGCAGGGGCAGGAGGTGCTGGTCGAGAGCGGCGCCGGGGCGGGCTCGGGGCACAGCGACGCGGCGTACATCGCCTCGGGGGCGCGGGTGGTGCCGACGGCGGAGGAGGTGTGGGGCACGTGCGACCTGGTTGTGAAGGTGAAAGAGCCGGTGCCGGAGGAGTATCGCTTCCTGCGGCCGGGGCTGACGCTCTTCACGTACCTGCACCTGGCGGCGGACCGGGCGCTGACGGAGCGGCTGGCAGCATCGGGCGCGACGGCGATTGCGTACGAGCTGGTGCGGAAGGCGGACGGGAGCCTGCCGCTGCTGGCACCGATGTCGCAGGTGGCGGGGCGGATGGCGGCGGAGATCGGGGCGCACCTGCTGAAGCACCCCGGCCCCGGCCGGGGCAAGCTGCTGGGCGGCGTCGCGGGGGTGCCGCCGGGGCGGGTGGTGATCGTGGGGTCGGGGCAGGTGGCGACGGCGGCGGCGCGGGTGATGATGGGGCTCGATGCGCGGGTGATGGTGATGTCGCGCGACCTCTCGCGGCTGGCGTACCTGCAGGAGAACTTCGGCGGGCGGATTGGGACGCGGGTGTCATCGCCGCAGGCGGTGGCGGAGGAGCTGGCCGGGGCCGACCTGGCGATCCTCGCGGTGCTGGTGCCGGGACACGCGGCGCCGAAGGTGGTGACGCGGCCGATGGTGCGGTCGATGGGGGAGGGCGCCGTGCTGGTGGACGTGTCGATCGACCAGGGCGGGGCCTCGGAGACGAGCCGGCCGACCTCGCACAGTGCGCCGACCTACGTGGAGGAGGGGGTGGTGCACTACTGCGTGACGAACATGCCGGGGGCGGTGCCGCAGACGAGCACGCAGGCGCTGACGAGCGCGACGCTGCCGTACGTGGAGGCGCTGGCGAACTACGGCGTGGAGGGTGCGCTTGCGCGGGACCGAGCGCTGGCGGAGGCGCTGAGCACCTACCGGGGGGCGCTGATCGCGGGGCCGGTGGCAGAGGACTTTGGGATGGAGGCGGTGCCGAATCCGTTCCTCGGGGAGCGGTAG
- a CDS encoding Na+/H+ antiporter subunit E yields the protein MKGLLWILLLGGAWAALSGVVSGTQLAVGMAIGLGVLVFLGGAGTDYLRKARQVAAFAVFFLVELVKANLRVTRDVLSPKPPIAPGVVGIPLDLEGDGPIALFAVVMTLTPGTLALDVSEDRKTLYVHGMWVRDAEAFRREQKEGFERRVKELVE from the coding sequence ATGAAAGGTCTGCTCTGGATTTTGCTGCTGGGCGGCGCGTGGGCGGCGCTGAGCGGGGTGGTCTCCGGGACGCAGCTTGCCGTCGGGATGGCGATCGGGCTCGGGGTGCTCGTCTTCCTCGGCGGGGCCGGGACGGACTACCTGCGGAAAGCGCGGCAGGTCGCGGCGTTTGCGGTGTTCTTCCTGGTCGAGCTCGTTAAGGCGAACCTGCGGGTGACACGGGATGTGCTGTCGCCGAAGCCGCCGATCGCGCCGGGTGTGGTGGGCATCCCGCTCGACCTGGAGGGCGACGGCCCGATCGCGCTGTTCGCGGTGGTGATGACGCTGACGCCGGGGACGCTGGCGCTCGATGTTTCGGAGGACCGGAAGACGCTCTACGTGCACGGGATGTGGGTGCGCGACGCGGAGGCGTTCCGGCGGGAGCAGAAGGAAGGGTTCGAACGGCGGGTGAAGGAGCTGGTGGAATGA
- a CDS encoding Na+/H+ antiporter subunit C — protein sequence MELLLAVTVGWLYACGLYLLLRRTLAQVVIGLALLTNGTNLLIFTAAGLVRGEPPLISGGDTVLPAGTADPLPQAMILTAIVIGFAIQAFAMVLAYRVYRSVGSDDIDALTTTEPPPPPVAVPAEEER from the coding sequence GTGGAGCTGCTGCTGGCGGTGACGGTGGGCTGGCTGTACGCGTGCGGGCTGTACCTGCTGCTGCGGAGGACGCTGGCGCAGGTGGTGATCGGGCTGGCGCTGCTGACGAACGGGACGAACCTGCTCATCTTCACGGCGGCGGGGCTGGTGCGGGGCGAGCCGCCGCTGATCAGCGGGGGCGATACGGTGCTGCCGGCCGGAACGGCAGACCCGCTGCCGCAGGCGATGATCCTCACGGCCATCGTCATCGGGTTTGCCATCCAGGCGTTCGCGATGGTGCTGGCGTACCGGGTCTACCGGTCGGTGGGGAGCGATGACATCGACGCGCTGACGACGACGGAGCCGCCGCCACCGCCGGTGGCCGTGCCCGCGGAGGAGGAGCGATGA
- a CDS encoding methyl-accepting chemotaxis protein translates to MSWFSNLRVQVKLLLAFGVVLALNAAVAGIGIVQVQAAGQRTEDLYREDLLSVKYSLVTNEYMIKSARDMLRAFLEEDPVKRQTLIDASREAMRAAKKASSDYHQTFIDSGDEARWKAVEAKVDEVIAKRTQVLDLLAAGKVAEARQQNSTMMDLVSQMNQELDLVADEKVAHATESLDAAKSATATARTLLIGLTVGAAAAGLALAIWLARSMARTAREVRDAARSIARGNVQVEVAVRSKDELGEAAQAFGDMTVYLKEMVGVAEQVADGDLRAEVRPRGHDDALGNALHRMVGNLRGLVGQVKQNAEAILGAAGQLSEASDQMAAATGQIATAINEVTRSTVSLSSLSQESARQVERVASGSQQVAAGAQESAAAAGQSRDEAAEMGERIQLVAKASGEVAEAAEESRRAAEQGQAAVRQAVAAMASIAAAVERASKTVDQLGEYGQQIGDIVKTIDEIASQTNLLALNAAIEAARAGEQGRGFAVVAENVRSLAERSSASTKEIADLIAKVQQGTREAVEAMAAGVRDVQEGQRITGEAGQALQAIIGTVEQSAARMQQIARDVQGLAAGAGRIVSSAQQIAELARDSAQGAGEMAAGTSKVTEAILQISAAGEETSASAEEVSASTEELSAQAQELAATASQMRELANALAAAAGKFRLA, encoded by the coding sequence ATGTCCTGGTTCTCGAACCTGCGGGTACAGGTGAAGCTGCTGCTGGCGTTCGGCGTGGTGCTGGCGCTCAATGCGGCCGTGGCAGGTATCGGCATAGTACAGGTCCAGGCTGCCGGACAGCGGACGGAGGACCTGTACCGGGAGGATCTGCTGAGCGTCAAGTACTCGCTCGTCACCAACGAGTACATGATTAAAAGCGCCCGCGATATGCTCCGCGCGTTTCTTGAGGAAGATCCGGTGAAGCGCCAGACGCTGATCGACGCTTCTCGCGAGGCTATGAGAGCGGCAAAAAAGGCATCTAGCGACTATCACCAGACATTTATCGATTCTGGAGACGAAGCCCGCTGGAAGGCTGTTGAGGCTAAGGTCGACGAGGTAATCGCCAAGCGCACGCAGGTGCTCGACCTCTTGGCTGCCGGAAAGGTAGCCGAGGCGAGGCAACAGAACTCCACAATGATGGATCTCGTCAGCCAGATGAACCAAGAGCTCGACTTAGTCGCTGACGAAAAGGTCGCGCACGCGACGGAATCACTGGACGCGGCCAAGTCGGCAACGGCAACGGCACGGACGCTGCTCATCGGGCTGACGGTTGGGGCGGCTGCGGCCGGACTGGCGCTGGCGATCTGGCTGGCGCGGTCGATGGCGCGGACGGCGCGCGAGGTGCGGGACGCGGCGCGGTCGATCGCGCGGGGGAATGTCCAGGTGGAAGTCGCGGTCCGCTCGAAGGATGAGCTCGGCGAGGCGGCACAGGCATTCGGTGACATGACCGTCTACCTGAAAGAGATGGTGGGCGTGGCGGAGCAGGTTGCGGACGGCGACCTGCGGGCCGAGGTGCGGCCGCGCGGCCACGACGACGCGCTCGGCAACGCCCTGCACCGGATGGTCGGGAACCTGCGCGGGCTGGTGGGCCAGGTGAAGCAGAACGCGGAGGCGATCCTCGGTGCGGCCGGCCAGCTCAGTGAGGCGAGCGACCAGATGGCGGCGGCCACTGGGCAGATCGCGACCGCGATCAACGAGGTGACGCGCTCGACGGTCTCCCTCTCCTCCCTCTCGCAGGAGAGCGCGCGGCAGGTGGAGCGGGTGGCGAGCGGCTCGCAGCAGGTGGCGGCGGGTGCGCAGGAGTCGGCGGCGGCCGCGGGGCAGTCGCGCGACGAAGCGGCGGAGATGGGCGAGCGGATCCAGCTCGTTGCGAAGGCCTCGGGCGAGGTTGCGGAGGCCGCGGAGGAGTCGCGCCGGGCCGCCGAGCAGGGCCAGGCTGCGGTCCGGCAGGCCGTGGCAGCGATGGCGTCGATTGCCGCGGCGGTGGAGCGCGCCTCGAAGACGGTGGACCAGCTCGGCGAGTACGGGCAGCAGATCGGCGACATCGTGAAAACGATCGACGAGATTGCATCCCAGACGAACCTGCTGGCGCTGAATGCGGCGATCGAGGCCGCGCGGGCCGGCGAGCAGGGGCGCGGCTTCGCGGTGGTGGCCGAGAACGTGCGGTCGCTGGCAGAGCGGTCGAGCGCCTCGACCAAAGAGATCGCGGACCTGATCGCGAAGGTGCAGCAAGGCACCCGCGAGGCCGTCGAGGCGATGGCCGCCGGCGTGCGGGATGTGCAGGAGGGCCAGCGGATTACGGGCGAGGCCGGGCAGGCGCTCCAGGCGATTATTGGGACGGTGGAGCAATCGGCCGCGCGGATGCAGCAGATTGCGCGGGACGTGCAGGGGCTGGCAGCCGGCGCGGGGCGGATCGTGAGCTCGGCGCAGCAGATTGCGGAGCTGGCGCGCGATTCGGCGCAGGGCGCGGGCGAGATGGCCGCGGGCACCTCGAAGGTGACGGAGGCGATCCTCCAGATTTCGGCGGCGGGCGAAGAGACCAGCGCGTCGGCGGAAGAGGTTTCGGCTTCGACGGAGGAGCTCTCGGCGCAGGCGCAGGAGCTGGCCGCAACGGCGAGCCAGATGCGGGAGCTGGCGAACGCGCTGGCGGCCGCGGCAGGAAAGTTCCGCCTGGCCTAA